One window from the genome of Actinoplanes teichomyceticus ATCC 31121 encodes:
- a CDS encoding SigE family RNA polymerase sigma factor produces the protein MTYEEFADSRLSALLRYAVMLTGDPNTAQDLVQETMLRVQLNWRRVAHSDSPDGYVRKILTNQFVESRRASWWRRVLLRADPDPVVAAPSDHAAESAERDRVWSLLASLPRRQRAALVLRYYEDLPDQEIADILGCAVGTVRSSISRGLDALRAELVEAR, from the coding sequence GTGACCTACGAGGAATTCGCCGACAGCCGGCTCAGCGCGTTGCTGCGCTATGCCGTCATGCTGACCGGCGACCCGAACACCGCTCAGGACCTGGTGCAGGAGACCATGCTGCGGGTCCAGCTGAACTGGCGGCGGGTGGCACACAGCGACTCACCCGACGGCTACGTGCGCAAGATCCTGACCAACCAGTTCGTCGAGTCCCGCCGTGCCTCCTGGTGGCGTCGCGTGCTGTTGCGAGCCGACCCGGATCCGGTGGTCGCGGCACCCTCCGACCACGCCGCCGAGAGCGCCGAGCGGGACCGGGTCTGGTCCCTGCTCGCCAGCCTGCCGCGCCGTCAGCGAGCCGCCCTGGTGCTGCGCTATTACGAGGATCTGCCCGATCAAGAGATCGCCGACATCCTCGGCTGCGCCGTCGGGACGGTGCGATCGTCCATCTCGAGAGGGCTCGACGCGCTTCGCGCCGAGCTGGTGGAGGCCCGATGA
- a CDS encoding LCP family protein — MSRVEEELRAAFARHEALTPAVGPVRDRIDFAWVRVRRRRAKRRVIGAAAAVLLAGAALPVVSASWRHGGQPEVSDAAVLSGQSAAAAPVTGPVDVLLIGSDRRVGSATALADTVMLLHVPADRGAAWMVSFPRDGLVTIPGRGTIRLNASLALGGPDLVAKTVTTLTGVKPDATVTVDFTALRAVTEAVGGVRMCLEQAIPAGFGRRGFAAGCQPIDGDDVTALLRARYGLERGAYDRDRINQQFLRALADRVTAGGAVPDASTMQRLLAQAKDGIRVDGDMTRLLQVVEALGSPRLAGISEQTFHSQVTDDHWQGERIYPTVGKELYQAIRDDKLAAWAAANPDYVSR; from the coding sequence ATGAGCAGGGTTGAGGAAGAGTTGCGGGCCGCCTTCGCGCGGCACGAGGCACTCACGCCGGCCGTCGGGCCGGTCCGCGACCGCATCGATTTCGCTTGGGTACGCGTCAGACGCCGACGTGCCAAGCGACGGGTGATCGGCGCCGCCGCGGCGGTGCTGCTCGCCGGTGCCGCACTGCCGGTCGTGTCCGCCTCCTGGCGGCACGGGGGACAACCGGAGGTGTCGGACGCGGCGGTGCTGTCGGGCCAGAGCGCGGCGGCTGCCCCGGTCACCGGCCCGGTGGACGTGCTGCTGATCGGCAGTGACCGGCGGGTCGGCTCGGCGACCGCGCTGGCCGACACGGTCATGCTCCTGCACGTGCCGGCCGACCGCGGCGCCGCGTGGATGGTGAGCTTCCCGCGGGACGGGCTGGTCACCATTCCCGGCCGCGGGACCATCAGGCTGAACGCCTCGCTCGCGCTGGGCGGTCCCGATCTGGTCGCGAAGACGGTGACCACGCTGACCGGGGTGAAGCCGGACGCCACCGTGACAGTCGACTTCACCGCCCTGCGCGCGGTGACCGAGGCGGTCGGTGGCGTGCGGATGTGTCTCGAACAGGCGATTCCCGCCGGCTTCGGTCGCCGGGGTTTCGCCGCGGGATGCCAGCCGATCGACGGCGACGACGTGACGGCGTTGCTGCGGGCACGGTATGGATTGGAGAGGGGCGCCTACGACCGGGATCGGATCAACCAGCAGTTCCTCCGGGCCCTGGCCGACAGGGTGACGGCGGGTGGCGCGGTGCCGGACGCCTCCACGATGCAACGGCTGCTGGCTCAGGCGAAAGACGGCATCCGGGTGGATGGCGACATGACCAGGCTGCTGCAGGTGGTGGAGGCGCTGGGCTCGCCCCGGCTGGCCGGCATCAGCGAGCAGACCTTCCACAGCCAGGTGACGGATGACCACTGGCAGGGTGAGCGGATCTACCCCACCGTGGGCAAGGAGCTCTACCAGGCCATCCGCGACGACAAGTTGGCCGCTTGGGCCGCGGCCAACCCGGACTACGTCTCCCGCTGA
- a CDS encoding IS5 family transposase yields the protein MPRVAAARRHDLTDVQWAVLEPALPAEPRRGRPPRWTKRQIIDGIRWRVRAGTPWRDVPEVYAPWQTLYRWFRRWQRDGTWAKILARLQTRADAAGDIEWAVSVDSTISRAHQHAAGARRDGDLQKEPPGGVFAEPGDHALGRSRGGFTTKTHLACEQGRKTLSTVITAGQRGDSPQFIKVLERIKVYRVGGGRPRTRPDLVLADKAYTSRGNRGYARRRRIRVCIPSKADQDAYRKAKGSKGGRPPAFDPVVYRQRHAVECGINQLKQNRAMATRYDKLAVRFEATVTIAVINQWL from the coding sequence GTGCCCAGGGTAGCGGCAGCGAGGCGACACGATCTCACCGACGTTCAGTGGGCGGTGCTGGAACCTGCGCTGCCTGCGGAGCCACGGCGAGGCCGTCCGCCGCGATGGACGAAACGGCAGATCATCGATGGGATCCGGTGGCGGGTCCGGGCGGGAACACCGTGGCGGGACGTGCCCGAGGTGTACGCACCCTGGCAGACGTTGTATCGCTGGTTCCGGCGCTGGCAGCGCGACGGGACGTGGGCGAAGATCCTGGCCCGGCTCCAGACCCGGGCCGACGCCGCCGGTGACATCGAGTGGGCGGTGAGCGTCGATTCCACGATCAGCCGTGCCCATCAGCATGCCGCGGGTGCCCGTCGTGATGGTGACCTGCAGAAGGAACCGCCGGGTGGGGTGTTCGCCGAACCCGGCGATCATGCTCTGGGCAGGTCCCGGGGCGGGTTCACCACCAAGACCCATCTGGCCTGTGAGCAGGGTCGTAAGACGCTGTCGACGGTGATCACCGCTGGTCAGCGGGGTGACAGTCCGCAGTTCATCAAGGTCCTGGAACGCATCAAGGTCTATCGGGTCGGTGGTGGCCGGCCCCGTACCCGGCCGGATCTGGTCCTGGCGGACAAGGCGTACACCAGCCGGGGCAATCGCGGGTACGCCCGCCGCCGCAGGATCAGGGTGTGCATCCCGAGCAAGGCCGACCAGGACGCCTACCGCAAGGCCAAAGGCTCCAAGGGCGGGCGTCCTCCGGCGTTCGACCCGGTCGTGTACCGGCAGCGTCACGCCGTGGAATGCGGCATCAACCAGCTCAAACAGAACCGGGCGATGGCCACCCGGTACGACAAGCTTGCCGTCCGCTTCGAAGCCACCGTCACCATCGCCGTCATCAACCAATGGCTCTGA
- the fbaA gene encoding class II fructose-bisphosphate aldolase: protein MPIASPEVYAEMIDRAKAGAFAYPAINVTSSQTLNAALQGFAEAGSDGIIQISTGGAEYVSGPTVKNMVTGAVALAEFATEVAKHYPVNIALHTDHCPKDKLDKYVRPLLAISKERVAKGLAPLFQSHMWDGSAVPLDENLQIAEELLAEAAAAKIILEIEVGVVGGEEDGVSAAIDDKLYSTVEDGLATAAKLGLGEKGRYMTALTFGNVHGVYKPGNVKLRPEILKEIQEAVGSKYGKEKPFDLVFHGGSGSLLSEIHGALDFGVVKMNIDTDTQYAFSRPVADHFFRNYDGVLKVDGEVGNKKAYDPRAWGKLAENGLAKRVVEACEHLRSTGTTLAK, encoded by the coding sequence ATGCCTATCGCTTCCCCCGAGGTCTACGCCGAAATGATCGATCGCGCCAAGGCTGGCGCGTTCGCGTACCCGGCGATCAACGTGACGTCCTCGCAGACCCTCAACGCGGCCCTGCAGGGCTTCGCGGAGGCCGGCAGCGACGGCATCATCCAGATCTCCACCGGTGGCGCGGAGTACGTCTCCGGCCCCACCGTCAAGAACATGGTCACGGGTGCTGTCGCGCTGGCCGAGTTCGCCACCGAGGTGGCGAAGCACTACCCGGTCAACATCGCCCTGCACACCGACCACTGCCCGAAGGACAAGCTGGACAAGTACGTCCGGCCGCTGCTCGCGATCTCCAAGGAGCGCGTCGCCAAGGGTCTGGCCCCGCTGTTCCAGTCGCACATGTGGGACGGCTCGGCCGTACCGCTGGACGAGAACCTCCAGATCGCCGAGGAACTGCTGGCCGAGGCCGCGGCTGCGAAGATCATCCTGGAGATCGAGGTCGGCGTCGTCGGTGGCGAGGAGGACGGTGTCTCCGCCGCGATCGACGACAAGCTGTACTCGACCGTCGAGGACGGCCTGGCCACCGCCGCCAAGCTGGGCCTGGGCGAGAAGGGCCGCTACATGACGGCCCTCACCTTCGGCAACGTGCACGGCGTCTACAAGCCGGGCAACGTCAAGCTGCGTCCGGAGATCCTCAAGGAGATCCAGGAGGCGGTCGGCTCGAAGTACGGCAAGGAGAAGCCGTTCGACCTGGTCTTCCACGGCGGCTCCGGCTCGCTGCTCTCGGAGATCCACGGCGCGCTGGACTTCGGCGTGGTGAAGATGAACATCGACACCGACACCCAGTACGCGTTCTCCCGTCCGGTCGCGGACCACTTCTTCCGCAACTACGACGGTGTGCTCAAGGTGGACGGCGAGGTCGGCAACAAGAAGGCGTACGACCCGCGCGCCTGGGGCAAGCTGGCCGAGAACGGTCTGGCCAAGCGCGTCGTCGAGGCCTGCGAGCACCTCCGCTCGACCGGCACCACGCTCGCCAAGTAA